The DNA region caaagccaggaacctggaaccaggagcctcttctggatgtcccacaaggctgcagggtcccaaggccttgggccatcattgactactttctcaggacacagtaagggagctggatgggaagcagggcagccgggacacaaactggcacccttttGGATCCTACTGTTTTATGATTCAGTATTGTGAATATTTTATATCTCAAGAAATGTGGCAAAACTTATGATAAAGATAATGCTGGTTTCTTAACCTAATTAAAATGTAACATATTTTATcacatatattcatattttaaatctacatagaattaaaaaaatattctatatTTACTCATAAATACCACTGCAATTCACTACTCATACTGAATATAGCGTCAATAATTGACACTGTGATCTAGATGGGAGAAGATGGTTTGTATTATCATTATTTTGGGTCAATCATAGTGATTAAGTCAGTGGCATCCGATCTCAAAGTGCAAGTTTAAGTTCTGGTTAATTCATGCTCCTAATGCAATTTCTTATTGCTAATGCATTTGTGAAGCAGTATCTAAGAGCTAAAGTGTTTGGACCTCCTAAACACATGGAGTCTCTAATTTTGGCCAGGTCCAGCCAACTCGTAAGCAGACAATTGGAGGAGTTAGCTATTAAATGgaatattttgtctttttgtctttttctcgGGTCTCTatctcacatttttcttttccttttgaaaaagcaTGTCTAAAAATGTACCTTACATACAAACTGACCCTCAAATTGTTACACATGGCTACTCGCTATTGTTACATGTACTCTGTTAAATAAACATGTCTAATGTAAGTTCAGAGATTTCATCATAGGGGTTTTGGTTCCTGACCCATTTAAGTGTGATATTTTCTTTACCATATTATTACATAAACACTTCAGAGATTAATATGAAAGCCCGAAGAAGGAGGGTGAAAATTGCCGGCACTTACTGTTTCCTGGTTGTTCCCTGGGACTTCACCTCAGCCCTAGACAGTTCAGGTTGTCACTTCATGCATTGCGAAATAAGTTGCTCCTTCAGATTTTTGAAAGTATACTTTGTTCACGGAAGACCCAAATTCCTGTTTACAATCTGATTAACATAAGTCTCCATGTCGAAacttactttcatttctttcaggtaagtaatattttattaaaatgcacTGATAGTTCTATGATGCCACTTCCAGAATACTCACATCAAAATACaggataaaaatttaaatttgaagtccaaataaacaataaatgacATATGTAGATGATTAGTTATTAGATTATGAATATTAAGGcaccttttgaaaaaaatcatgtaaaattTTTGTGTCACCTATCAATGTCCATTCTCTTACCACGTTTTTTCTCATTCAATTTGTACCTGAAGTTCAGCCTCCTGGGAAAATGAGGACTTTTGATGATGGTAgcagcaaatgtgtctcagggcATTGTGGACAATTACAGAATGAGTGATGTGAGTTAGGGATAATCCCCAAATATTTTACTGGTAGAAGAATGAAGTACTGAAATTCTTATCCTATATTCTCTATGTAATTGTTCtattttacttcatgactaataATGTATGAGTTAGGCCAATATAAGCCCATACACATGTAAGAAAAATGATTGCACAGATATATTCCATGCTTAAATATGGTGTTAGAATGCAATATGATCCTTCAGAAATGGAAATAATCActttgttaaatttatcttgaatcCATGTGTGATGAGGGTGAACATACATTTTGATGCATACCATGTGGTTGCACAGGAATGCTTTTCTTTTGAAACTCATTCCTGAGTGTGACCAACATAAGAGAGTACTTCAAAATTAtagagggagaaaaataaaaatatgattgttttgttgttgagtttttgatGTGCCAAAAGAGAAGTGGCAAAAAGTGATAAAACACAGGTATaatgaaaaaaacatttgttGTAGAAAAATAGTGGAGGAATTTTAAATCCAGAAAATTTTATTAAGCATTCAGGGTTCATTCTAATAAgtggataaaataaaaatcataatttgTGGTGATTTCATACAAAAGAAAGATCATATGTAATGTAAGGTATGTCTTCTGTTTCATAGGTATGTAAAAGGCTCCCAGCATGCTGATATGTACAAAAATATCCAATTATGTTATCATTAAAAACtgtgtattttttccaagctGGCATAGGAATCTTAGCCAATGCCTTCTTCCTcatcttccacatcttcacaatCTATCAGGTTCATAGGTTTAGGCCCACTGATATAACCACCTGTCACCTGGCCGTTGTCCACATAGTGATGCTACTTACTACACTGGATGTTGTATCTGAAGACATGTTCAAATTGTTGaattttccaaatgaattaaaatgcaaGCTTCTGTTCTACTTGAGTGGGGTGACGAGGGGTCTCGCCATCTCCACCACCTGTCTCCTGAGCATCATTCAGGTTATAACCATCAGTCCCAGTTCCTTCCGCTTGTTAAGATTTAAGCATAAACTCACAAGTTATATTATTAttgctttcttctgtctttggTCCCTCAATATGTCTGCTAATTGCTACATGACCATCTACACTGTAGCTCACTCCAATAGAAGCAATCTACTCAATGTTAATAGATACTGCTCACTTTCCTCAATGAGCTCCACCATCATGGCACTAGTTCTCACACTAGAGTTGTCCCAGTGTGGCTTATTTGTAGGAATGATGCTGTTCTCCAGCATgtacatggtgattttcttatgtCGACATCAGAGGAAATCTGAGTACCTTCACAGCATGAGCATGTCCCCAAGAATCTCCCCAGTAAAATGGGCCACCTGTACTGTCCTGCTGCTGGTGAGTTTCTTTGTGGTTATGTACTGTGTGGATATCATCATTTCATCCTTCTCAACCACATTGTGGAAATTTGAACCTTTAATCCTGGATATCCAGAGGCTGGTGGGAAATGTCTATGCCACTGTCAGTCCTGTGGTGCTTATCAGTTCTGATAAAAGACTAATTGACCTTCTGCATAATGTGATTGATATGATAACAATCTTAAAATAATGAATGTAgtcttaaaatgtaaatttttttcatCCAGTGGTTAATCAAATATCTAGGATTTAATGTTGTATAAATATatgattgtgtttttattttcattttatcttaatattttcataatttaccCTTGTGAAGTCTGTATGCCTCTCAATTCAAGCTTCTACATGTGTTGAAATTCCTGCACCTTGCACTTTCCAAATAGCATAAAGGAAATCATTTTTCATTATATCCTTATAAATCTCCCTTTGATAGTAATGCCTAGGTCTTTGTACTTGACAAAGTAATGTAAATCTGAAGTCTGTAAGCAATAATTACATGCTGTTTGCTAAccctatatatatgtgtgtatacaattTTAGCAGTTAATTAAACtatgaaataaatattcatgTATCTATATTGACAAATAGAATGTTGACTAGATAAAGCAATGTGGTGAAGGGGACATTTTGTTTTATAGAGGAAAAATTCATTGGAAAATTTGTGGTCTAGGAGACAAAACATAACTCTTTACTTCTTAAGTGTGGCTATGCatggaaaacaggaaagaaatgaaaaacttgcctataggaaaatatgtaaaatgaatGCTTTGGCTCTACAATCAAGGCAAAACTAGATTCTAAATCATATAGACAGTCTGTACATCAAGTATGTTCTGTATCTCCCCAGTTCCCATGACTTCAGCTCCTTTATGggaagagatgaaagaaatctgATAAAGTTAGATAATAAACACCAATAAAGCGGGTGataattatttctgaaaattgTAAGTGGGTGTGCAAGATTGTGAAATAGATGTGACCAAGATTCACCTATTCTTCCACAGGGAATAAACAAAGTAACAACTAGAAAGGTAGATTTTGGAGGAT from Ochotona princeps isolate mOchPri1 chromosome 11, mOchPri1.hap1, whole genome shotgun sequence includes:
- the LOC101535426 gene encoding putative vomeronasal receptor-like protein 4, translated to MLSLKTVYFFQAGIGILANAFFLIFHIFTIYQVHRFRPTDITTCHLAVVHIVMLLTTLDVVSEDMFKLLNFPNELKCKLLFYLSGVTRGLAISTTCLLSIIQVITISPSSFRLLRFKHKLTSYIIIAFFCLWSLNMSANCYMTIYTVAHSNRSNLLNVNRYCSLSSMSSTIMALVLTLELSQCGLFVGMMLFSSMYMVIFLCRHQRKSEYLHSMSMSPRISPVKWATCTVLLLVSFFVVMYCVDIIISSFSTTLWKFEPLILDIQRLVGNVYATVSPVVLISSDKRLIDLLHNVIDMITILK